A region from the Solibacillus sp. FSL H8-0523 genome encodes:
- a CDS encoding serine hydrolase domain-containing protein, whose product MRKIFLMVFVLVFFSVSAVSANEDVMTPSGIPYTELKDRVDEYVSKYIGTSTAGANVVIVKDGELFMNTSYGYADIENQIKVTPDTVFDWGSVTKLLVWASVMQLVEQGKLELTEDIRTYLPDGFLTKLQYNAPITMLNLMHHNAGWEDRYLDLFYKSANEIKPLEEMLHIVKSSQVHEPGSIVAYSNYGVALAALIVEHLTGQPFYEYVNEHIFSILNMKDTSIHPTQQDNLNIATKRDAVFGYHGSEGELSISKNERIYIGMYPAGSAIGTIADLAKFMTALMPIDGENSPLFQNNRTLEEMLTTSDFYDNGLPRNAHGFWEGLYAVDVLGHAGNTDSFSSNFIFSKDNKLGVIIMTNQKNEVALSYGLPTLLYGEYSPANENQAMPHVQKHEGSYYFARQPYKGFSKLYGALNITNIEITEPNRMNAFGVTYEQIAQYLYQSTDGSNDHLHMTLNNGQIEKISTLTSDMIPVSQSSKIFKLLSILAVTFSILYTVITLVISLIQSINNRKKTVQSTTSKKWEAILLLANIVPVINLIILFYRAFNYTPYAALRIHLWINYAYLGIVAVCIVALLVEWRKITTTRGQKIRYALSCVSAILIVILIFGWELYY is encoded by the coding sequence ATGAGAAAAATATTTTTAATGGTATTTGTACTGGTGTTTTTTTCTGTTTCAGCCGTTTCTGCAAATGAAGATGTGATGACACCTTCAGGAATTCCTTATACTGAACTAAAGGATCGTGTGGATGAATATGTTTCTAAATATATTGGAACATCTACAGCTGGAGCGAATGTTGTAATTGTGAAGGACGGAGAACTTTTCATGAATACTTCCTATGGCTACGCAGATATTGAAAATCAGATTAAAGTCACACCAGATACTGTTTTTGATTGGGGTTCCGTTACGAAGCTTCTTGTATGGGCCAGTGTCATGCAACTTGTAGAGCAGGGAAAGTTAGAATTAACTGAAGATATCCGCACGTATTTACCAGACGGATTTTTAACCAAACTGCAATATAATGCTCCTATTACGATGTTAAATCTTATGCACCATAATGCTGGATGGGAGGATAGATATTTAGATTTATTCTATAAGTCAGCAAATGAAATAAAGCCCTTAGAAGAAATGCTTCACATTGTTAAGTCTTCTCAAGTGCATGAACCAGGAAGTATAGTTGCCTATTCAAACTATGGTGTAGCACTGGCCGCTTTGATTGTAGAACATCTTACTGGACAACCATTTTATGAATATGTAAATGAACATATCTTTTCTATTTTGAATATGAAAGACACATCAATTCACCCTACACAGCAAGATAACCTAAATATAGCGACAAAAAGAGATGCAGTATTTGGATATCATGGTAGTGAAGGTGAGTTAAGTATTTCAAAAAATGAGCGAATCTATATCGGTATGTATCCAGCTGGCAGTGCAATTGGTACGATAGCGGATTTAGCTAAATTTATGACGGCGCTTATGCCAATAGATGGTGAGAATAGCCCCTTATTTCAAAACAATCGTACATTAGAAGAAATGCTGACGACGAGTGATTTCTATGATAATGGCTTACCACGAAATGCGCATGGTTTTTGGGAAGGTCTTTATGCAGTAGATGTATTAGGGCATGCAGGAAATACGGATAGTTTTTCTAGCAATTTCATCTTTTCCAAAGATAACAAATTAGGTGTAATTATCATGACCAATCAGAAGAATGAAGTAGCGCTTAGTTATGGCTTACCTACACTCCTGTACGGAGAATATTCACCCGCAAACGAAAATCAAGCCATGCCCCATGTGCAGAAGCATGAGGGAAGTTATTACTTTGCAAGGCAGCCCTATAAAGGTTTCAGCAAGCTATATGGGGCGCTAAATATAACTAATATTGAAATAACAGAACCAAACAGAATGAATGCTTTTGGAGTGACGTATGAACAAATTGCTCAGTATCTTTATCAATCGACAGATGGTTCCAATGATCATCTTCATATGACATTGAATAATGGGCAAATAGAAAAAATTTCAACACTAACAAGCGATATGATACCGGTATCTCAAAGTTCAAAAATCTTTAAGCTGCTCAGTATCTTAGCTGTAACTTTTAGTATTCTTTATACAGTCATCACTCTAGTAATCAGCTTAATTCAATCCATAAATAACAGAAAAAAAACAGTTCAATCTACAACTTCAAAAAAATGGGAAGCAATACTACTTTTAGCGAATATTGTACCTGTTATAAATTTAATTATTTTATTTTATAGAGCATTTAATTACACTCCTTATGCCGCGCTAAGAATTCATTTATGGATAAATTATGCTTATCTTGGCATAGTCGCAGTTTGTATAGTAGCACTATTAGTAGAATGGCGGAAAATAACGACAACACGCGGTCAAAAAATTCGCTATGCACTTTCTTGTGTCTCTGCAATACTAATTGTTATCTTAATTTTTGGCTGGGAGCTTTATTATTAA
- a CDS encoding GNAT family N-acetyltransferase yields the protein MNLFNIIKNKQQYWLVDQIKKDDIPIESYLHQFTQILEEWDHQGIGYLSLLMDERFESWLLQKKFSKISSIEEYIRELASLPQIDDQICWHSLSEGWLDDQEFGELYDLCRLESANKNINQPIDQVMLSLKNELGTEWRRHCYYFTKDEALIGISIPHIEMGTEDEGRLFYFGVVPSLRGQGLGVKIHKISLALLKNFRANYYVGSTDVNNSHMIKIFEKNGCELRDRKGIYKIIK from the coding sequence TTGAACTTATTTAATATCATAAAAAACAAACAACAATATTGGCTCGTTGATCAAATCAAAAAAGATGATATTCCAATAGAATCATACTTACATCAATTTACACAAATCCTGGAGGAATGGGACCATCAGGGGATTGGCTACTTATCTTTACTTATGGATGAACGTTTTGAAAGCTGGCTGCTTCAAAAAAAGTTTTCCAAGATTTCAAGTATTGAAGAGTACATAAGGGAACTAGCTAGTTTACCGCAAATCGATGATCAAATTTGTTGGCATTCTCTTTCAGAAGGATGGCTAGATGACCAGGAATTTGGGGAATTATACGATCTATGCCGATTAGAGTCTGCCAATAAGAATATAAATCAGCCAATAGATCAAGTCATGCTTTCGCTTAAAAATGAATTGGGTACAGAGTGGCGCCGGCATTGTTATTATTTCACAAAGGATGAAGCGTTAATTGGGATAAGCATTCCTCATATTGAAATGGGAACAGAAGACGAGGGAAGGTTATTTTATTTTGGCGTAGTCCCAAGTTTAAGAGGGCAAGGGCTGGGGGTAAAAATCCATAAAATCAGTCTCGCATTACTCAAGAACTTCCGGGCTAACTATTATGTCGGCAGCACCGACGTGAACAATTCTCATATGATTAAGATCTTTGAGAAAAATGGATGTGAACTCCGCGATCGAAAAGGGATTTATAAGATTATTAAGTAA
- a CDS encoding NCS2 family permease: MKNFFKFKERGTSYKTETLAGITTFLSIAYILIVNPIILSQSGMDHGAVFTATALTAIIGTLLMGLLANFPIAIAPSMGLNSFFTFSVCIGMGIDWQVTLTGVFVAGIIFVLLSLFKIREKIINIIPIDLKYAIASGIGFFITFVGLKNGGIVVGNPDTFVSIGDLTSPMTLLAILGIILTIVMLVRGINGGIFYAMVITTIVGMLFGQIEVPSSIVGSIPSLEPTFGVVFGHLDEIFTPEILTVIFTFLIVAFFDTAGALIGLTSQAGMMKDNKIPNIGKGLLADSAAGVIGAVLGTSTPATSVESSAGIAVGGKTGFTSVVIAACFVIALFFSPLVSVISVEVTSAALIIVGALMAMEIRRINWTKLEIVIPAFLTIIMMPLTSSVVIGIGLGFVLYPICLIAQKRAKEVHPIMYVLCLLFLLYFAFIV; encoded by the coding sequence ATGAAAAACTTTTTTAAATTTAAAGAACGGGGAACTTCGTATAAAACGGAAACGCTTGCCGGGATTACGACCTTCTTATCGATCGCTTATATTTTAATCGTCAATCCCATTATCCTCAGTCAATCTGGCATGGATCACGGGGCGGTATTTACTGCAACGGCGCTTACTGCAATCATCGGAACACTGCTGATGGGCTTACTTGCGAACTTCCCAATCGCCATTGCACCTAGTATGGGATTAAACTCATTCTTTACGTTCTCTGTCTGTATCGGAATGGGCATTGATTGGCAAGTTACGTTAACGGGCGTTTTTGTTGCTGGGATTATTTTTGTGCTTTTAAGTTTATTTAAAATCCGAGAAAAGATTATTAATATCATTCCAATCGATTTAAAATATGCAATCGCTTCGGGTATTGGATTCTTCATCACATTTGTCGGGTTAAAAAATGGTGGTATTGTGGTCGGTAATCCAGATACATTTGTGTCGATTGGCGATTTAACGTCACCGATGACACTACTAGCTATTCTAGGGATTATTCTGACAATCGTTATGTTAGTACGTGGCATCAATGGCGGGATTTTCTATGCCATGGTCATTACAACAATTGTCGGGATGCTTTTCGGTCAAATCGAAGTGCCTTCATCGATTGTTGGTAGTATCCCAAGCCTAGAGCCTACATTTGGTGTGGTATTTGGCCATCTAGATGAGATTTTTACACCAGAAATACTGACAGTTATTTTCACGTTTTTAATCGTAGCCTTCTTTGATACCGCGGGTGCATTAATTGGACTAACGAGCCAAGCAGGCATGATGAAAGACAATAAGATTCCGAATATCGGTAAAGGCTTACTTGCTGATTCGGCTGCGGGTGTCATTGGCGCTGTTTTAGGTACATCAACACCTGCGACAAGCGTTGAATCTTCTGCTGGTATTGCTGTCGGCGGGAAAACGGGCTTTACGTCTGTTGTCATTGCAGCTTGTTTTGTGATCGCGTTATTCTTCTCCCCACTTGTGAGCGTTATTTCAGTGGAAGTGACGTCAGCGGCATTAATTATTGTCGGTGCACTAATGGCGATGGAAATCCGTCGCATCAACTGGACGAAGCTAGAAATTGTCATTCCGGCATTTTTAACAATTATTATGATGCCGCTAACTTCTAGTGTTGTTATCGGGATTGGGTTAGGTTTTGTTCTTTATCCAATATGTTTAATCGCACAAAAGCGTGCAAAAGAAGTTCATCCAATTATGTATGTGCTTTGTCTATTATTCCTTTTATACTTTGCGTTTATCGTTTAA
- a CDS encoding GNAT family N-acetyltransferase translates to MILETERLLLKPYEHEFADEIYRVVKHKEIADTMVMIPHPYPREVVDSWISYLQKSFEQGTAYEFAVFLKENGRYIGNCGLVAISKNHKNAEVGYFIDVPEWGKGYATEACKKIMDYGFKEHQLNRVYSRCMVRNIASRKVMEKSGMVWEGRHKQEFLKGDVYEDMDYLAILAEDYFKDKE, encoded by the coding sequence ATGATTTTAGAAACAGAAAGATTACTTTTAAAGCCTTATGAACACGAATTTGCAGACGAGATTTATCGGGTCGTAAAGCATAAAGAAATTGCAGATACAATGGTGATGATTCCACATCCATATCCTCGTGAAGTTGTAGATAGCTGGATTTCTTATTTACAAAAAAGTTTTGAGCAAGGAACAGCGTATGAATTTGCTGTATTTTTAAAAGAAAATGGTCGCTATATCGGAAATTGTGGGTTGGTTGCGATTTCCAAAAATCACAAAAATGCCGAAGTAGGCTACTTTATCGACGTACCAGAATGGGGCAAGGGTTATGCAACCGAAGCCTGTAAAAAAATAATGGATTATGGCTTTAAAGAACACCAATTAAATAGAGTTTATAGTCGCTGTATGGTGAGAAATATAGCTTCAAGAAAAGTGATGGAGAAGTCTGGAATGGTCTGGGAAGGACGGCACAAACAAGAATTTTTAAAAGGTGATGTATATGAAGATATGGATTACCTAGCTATTTTAGCAGAAGATTATTTTAAAGATAAGGAATGA
- a CDS encoding rod shape-determining protein — MGLFANKGPAIGIDLGTDNILIYLRNEGIVVNEPTIIAIDTKTQKVLAVGEKAKAMQGRTHAGIKIVRPIRDGVITDFTATSALLQHYVKELSAKRFGSRKPFIVVSMPTDITAVERRAVIEAAIQAGAKEAIVVEDTVAAAIGAGLPVWEPTGSMIVDIGGGTTEVAIISLGGVVVSNSIKVGGDEMDHLIIKHVKNKHHLLIGEATAEQIKNNIFSEEQNGKMIVGGRDVVKGLPQKIELTATEVEQVLKEAIDQINGVIKQTLELTPPEIAGDIIERGLLLSGGIALLPWLEKSISEETKLPVILAENPLENVVNGTAKIIENNNFKEFL; from the coding sequence ATGGGTTTATTTGCAAATAAAGGACCGGCAATTGGAATTGATTTAGGTACAGATAATATATTGATTTATTTAAGAAATGAAGGGATTGTAGTAAATGAACCTACTATAATCGCGATTGATACCAAAACACAAAAAGTCTTGGCGGTTGGAGAGAAAGCGAAAGCGATGCAAGGGCGTACACATGCTGGTATTAAAATTGTACGACCTATACGTGATGGGGTGATTACTGACTTTACAGCTACTTCGGCATTACTTCAACATTATGTGAAAGAACTATCTGCGAAAAGATTTGGAAGTCGAAAACCTTTTATCGTCGTTTCGATGCCCACAGATATAACGGCAGTAGAACGCCGTGCTGTCATTGAAGCAGCCATACAAGCCGGTGCAAAAGAAGCCATTGTTGTCGAGGATACGGTTGCCGCAGCGATTGGTGCTGGGTTACCGGTTTGGGAACCAACTGGATCGATGATTGTCGATATTGGTGGTGGTACAACAGAGGTAGCGATTATTTCACTAGGTGGGGTCGTAGTAAGTAATTCGATCAAAGTCGGTGGAGATGAGATGGATCATTTAATTATTAAGCATGTTAAAAATAAGCATCATCTACTAATTGGTGAAGCAACAGCGGAACAAATAAAAAATAATATTTTTAGTGAAGAACAAAACGGAAAAATGATTGTTGGCGGTCGTGATGTTGTAAAAGGGTTACCCCAAAAAATTGAGTTGACAGCAACTGAAGTTGAACAAGTATTAAAAGAAGCGATTGATCAAATTAATGGAGTCATTAAACAAACACTTGAACTAACGCCACCTGAAATTGCTGGGGATATTATTGAACGTGGCTTGCTTCTTAGTGGTGGTATTGCGCTATTACCTTGGCTTGAAAAAAGTATTAGTGAAGAGACGAAATTACCGGTAATTTTAGCAGAAAATCCTTTAGAAAACGTAGTAAACGGGACAGCTAAAATTATTGAAAATAATAATTTCAAGGAGTTCCTGTAG
- a CDS encoding Type 1 glutamine amidotransferase-like domain-containing protein, with product MKKHYYLGWFNNFFPDKLGRVLQEDITDRKSLVMISSNPLFYEDDGATERSWLDQAGILFDEYHLINYRVQKEDAQTLIQKASVIFLLGGNTVKQNEFLVDYELSDWIKNSSAIVMGASAGAINMSAKWLCSKNFGYNVETSSVYEGVGLDDFSILSHFDLENNMALVQEELSTLSEEMNVYASNKDCAVRIKGDKIDILGQVYLISHSKIQKMDETL from the coding sequence ATGAAAAAGCACTATTATTTAGGGTGGTTTAATAATTTTTTTCCAGACAAACTGGGCAGGGTGTTACAGGAGGACATAACGGATAGAAAATCGCTTGTTATGATTAGCTCGAATCCATTATTTTATGAAGATGATGGTGCTACTGAACGCTCGTGGCTTGACCAGGCCGGCATTCTGTTTGATGAATATCATTTAATTAATTATCGCGTACAGAAGGAAGATGCCCAAACATTAATTCAAAAAGCATCCGTCATTTTCTTGTTGGGTGGAAATACTGTTAAACAAAATGAGTTTTTAGTGGATTATGAATTGTCGGATTGGATTAAAAATAGCAGCGCCATTGTGATGGGAGCAAGCGCGGGTGCAATCAATATGTCCGCTAAATGGTTATGCTCTAAAAACTTTGGCTATAACGTTGAAACAAGCTCTGTTTACGAAGGGGTCGGGCTTGACGATTTTTCCATCCTATCTCATTTTGATCTTGAAAATAACATGGCGCTAGTTCAAGAAGAATTGTCTACCTTATCGGAAGAAATGAATGTTTATGCATCAAACAAAGATTGCGCTGTACGTATAAAGGGAGACAAAATCGACATTCTTGGTCAGGTATATTTAATTTCCCACTCAAAGATTCAGAAGATGGATGAGACGCTCTAG